The proteins below are encoded in one region of Pseudomonas ekonensis:
- the pxpB gene encoding 5-oxoprolinase subunit PxpB → MNPRVEVVALDCLMVRLFDEIAEANMPWMLAAGERLRAVFGDGLIDLVPSYTTLMVHYDLTALSPAQARERIAEALTGLSPSTGSAGRCHVLPVWYDLSVGPELSLLSRRSGLAVQEVIRRHSAREYQVFALGFAPGFAFMGLVEEVLAAPRLDTPRKKVAAGSVGIAERQTAAYPAASPGGWNLIGRTPVRLFDRDRDGYSLMQPGDTVRFEAVSHAEFIRLGGDDTPLEALA, encoded by the coding sequence ATGAACCCACGGGTGGAAGTGGTGGCGCTGGATTGTCTGATGGTGCGCCTGTTCGATGAGATCGCCGAGGCCAACATGCCGTGGATGCTGGCCGCCGGCGAGCGGTTGCGCGCCGTGTTCGGTGATGGCCTGATCGATCTGGTGCCGTCCTATACGACACTGATGGTGCATTACGACCTGACGGCCCTGAGCCCGGCCCAGGCGCGGGAGCGGATCGCCGAGGCCTTGACCGGGCTGTCGCCGAGCACGGGTTCCGCGGGCCGCTGCCATGTGCTGCCGGTCTGGTACGACCTGAGCGTCGGCCCGGAACTGAGCCTGCTGTCCCGGCGCAGCGGGTTGGCGGTGCAGGAGGTGATCCGCCGCCACAGCGCACGGGAATATCAGGTGTTCGCCCTCGGCTTCGCCCCGGGTTTCGCCTTCATGGGGCTGGTGGAAGAGGTGCTGGCGGCGCCGCGGCTGGACACACCGCGCAAGAAGGTCGCCGCCGGCAGCGTCGGCATCGCCGAGCGCCAGACCGCAGCCTATCCGGCGGCGTCCCCCGGCGGCTGGAACCTGATCGGCCGCACCCCGGTCAGGCTGTTCGACCGTGACCGCGACGGCTACAGCCTGATGCAGCCCGGCGACACCGTGCGGTTCGAGGCGGTGAGCCATGCCGAGTTCATCCGCCTCGGCGGCGACGACACGCCATTGGAGGCCCTGGCATGA
- a CDS encoding helix-turn-helix domain-containing protein: protein MLPMKRPRLSAVRALSDGRLSLAFIDGQQLTLDLSRDLQRYPGLSLLLNPAVFATAQVGDDGWSVEWLEPDIQIGADTLYRDALAQNAADENTRIFMEWRARTGLSLSEAAEALGVSARSISRYGNGRGPVPRALALACLGWDSLQLKPALSAAEDTGRYIVNRKP from the coding sequence ATGTTACCCATGAAACGGCCTCGGCTATCGGCCGTGCGAGCCCTGTCAGACGGGCGCTTGTCGCTGGCTTTCATCGATGGCCAGCAGCTGACTTTGGATCTGAGCCGTGACCTTCAGCGTTATCCCGGTTTGAGCCTACTGCTGAACCCGGCGGTCTTCGCCACTGCGCAAGTGGGCGATGACGGCTGGAGCGTGGAATGGCTGGAGCCTGACATCCAGATCGGCGCTGACACCCTGTACCGGGATGCGCTGGCGCAGAATGCGGCAGACGAAAACACGCGGATCTTCATGGAGTGGCGCGCCCGTACCGGGCTGTCCTTGAGCGAAGCCGCCGAGGCCCTGGGGGTCAGCGCCCGCAGCATCAGCCGTTACGGCAATGGCCGGGGACCGGTGCCTCGTGCATTGGCGCTGGCGTGTCTGGGATGGGACTCTCTGCAATTGAAGCCGGCATTGTCCGCCGCAGAGGACACCGGCCGTTACATCGTCAACCGCAAACCCTAG
- a CDS encoding biotin-dependent carboxyltransferase family protein, whose protein sequence is MSRLLIEASTPLCQLQDAGRFGVRHLGVTQGGAADWRSMAWANWLLGNGLDRPVIEITLGGFAVVAQQDCVLALAGADLGARIDGEPLLPWRSFTLRRGQTLQFTQPLNGARAYLAAPCGFAAAQVLGSCSTVVREELGGLEGRGLPLAKGALLDCDDATLPLREVPPEHRPDLALKAPLDLVLGAQIGEFSGQSLFDAFNSAWTLDSRADRMGIRLLGTPLQYQGRPMISEGIPLGAVQVPPDGQPIVLLNDRQTIGGYPRLGALTPLALARLAQCLPGAQVRLRPVVQETAHREHVEYLRRF, encoded by the coding sequence ATGAGCCGATTGTTGATCGAAGCGAGCACGCCGCTGTGCCAGTTGCAGGATGCGGGGCGGTTCGGTGTGCGTCATCTGGGCGTGACCCAGGGCGGCGCGGCGGACTGGCGCTCGATGGCCTGGGCCAACTGGCTGCTGGGCAACGGGCTTGACCGGCCGGTGATCGAGATCACCCTCGGCGGTTTTGCCGTGGTGGCGCAACAGGACTGCGTGCTGGCGCTGGCCGGCGCCGACCTCGGCGCCCGGATCGACGGCGAACCGCTGTTGCCTTGGCGCAGCTTCACCTTGCGTCGGGGACAGACGCTGCAGTTCACCCAGCCGCTGAACGGCGCCCGCGCCTACCTGGCGGCGCCCTGCGGCTTTGCGGCGGCGCAGGTGCTGGGCAGTTGCTCGACGGTGGTGCGCGAAGAATTGGGCGGCCTCGAGGGCAGGGGATTGCCGTTGGCCAAAGGCGCGCTGCTGGACTGTGACGACGCCACATTGCCGCTGCGTGAGGTGCCGCCGGAGCATCGGCCGGACCTGGCCCTGAAGGCACCGCTGGATCTGGTGCTGGGCGCGCAGATCGGCGAATTCAGCGGGCAGAGCCTGTTCGATGCGTTCAACAGTGCCTGGACCCTCGACAGCCGGGCCGACCGCATGGGCATCCGCCTGCTGGGCACGCCGTTGCAGTACCAGGGCCGGCCGATGATTTCCGAAGGCATTCCCCTGGGCGCGGTGCAGGTGCCGCCGGACGGCCAGCCGATCGTGCTGCTCAACGACCGGCAGACCATCGGCGGCTACCCGCGGCTGGGGGCGTTGACGCCGTTGGCGCTGGCGCGGCTGGCCCAGTGCCTGCCGGGGGCGCAGGTGCGGTTGCGGCCGGTGGTGCAGGAAACCGCGCACCGGGAACACGTCGAGTACTTGCGACGCTTCTAG
- a CDS encoding DUF748 domain-containing protein yields MKRRYRWPLWTLAPLVALLVALHVALPWLVRDYLNDKLADMGDYRGRITDVDLALWRGAYKINGLKIVKVTGKVPVPFVDAPLIDLSVSWRSLWHDHAVVARVKFVKPEVNFVDGGANKQNSQTGQGTDWRAQLGKLLPITLDEVQIDDGRIRFRNFNSKPPVDMSATHVQAIVRNLTNVADTQGKRDARLEGKALLLGHAPLETLATFDPLSNFEDFEFRLRARDIELRRLNDFASAYGKFDFNAGHGDVVIEARAEKARLSGYIKPLLRDVDVFNWQQDVEDRNKGLFRSIWEALVGGTETVLKNQGKNQFATRVELNGSVHRQDISAFEAFLQILRNGFIQAFNARYERPKPDAG; encoded by the coding sequence ATGAAGCGTCGCTACCGCTGGCCCCTGTGGACGCTCGCCCCCCTCGTCGCGTTGCTGGTCGCCCTGCACGTCGCCCTGCCTTGGCTGGTGCGCGACTACCTGAACGACAAACTGGCGGACATGGGCGACTACCGCGGCCGGATCACCGACGTCGACCTCGCCCTGTGGCGCGGCGCCTACAAGATCAACGGCCTGAAGATCGTCAAGGTCACGGGCAAGGTGCCGGTGCCGTTCGTCGACGCGCCGCTGATCGACCTGTCGGTCAGCTGGCGTTCGCTGTGGCACGACCATGCAGTGGTGGCACGGGTCAAATTCGTCAAACCCGAGGTGAACTTCGTCGATGGCGGGGCCAACAAGCAGAATTCCCAGACCGGCCAGGGCACCGACTGGCGCGCCCAACTGGGCAAGCTGCTGCCGATCACCCTCGATGAAGTGCAGATCGACGACGGACGCATCCGCTTTCGCAACTTCAACTCCAAGCCACCGGTCGACATGAGCGCCACCCACGTCCAGGCCATCGTGCGCAACCTGACCAACGTGGCGGACACCCAAGGCAAGCGCGACGCCCGCCTGGAAGGCAAGGCCCTGCTGCTGGGCCACGCACCGCTGGAAACCCTGGCCACGTTCGATCCCCTGAGCAACTTCGAAGACTTCGAGTTCCGCCTGCGCGCCCGGGACATCGAACTCAGGCGCCTGAACGACTTCGCCTCGGCCTACGGCAAGTTCGACTTCAATGCCGGCCACGGCGATGTGGTGATCGAGGCCCGGGCCGAGAAGGCCCGGCTCAGCGGCTACATCAAACCACTGCTGCGCGACGTCGACGTGTTCAATTGGCAGCAGGACGTGGAAGACAGGAACAAGGGCCTGTTCCGCTCGATCTGGGAAGCGCTGGTGGGCGGCACCGAAACCGTGCTGAAAAACCAGGGCAAGAACCAGTTCGCCACCCGCGTCGAACTCAACGGCAGCGTCCACCGCCAGGACATCAGCGCGTTCGAGGCGTTTCTGCAGATCCTGCGCAACGGCTTCATCCAGGCGTTCAACGCCCGGTATGAACGGCCGAAACCCGATGCGGGCTAG
- a CDS encoding 5-oxoprolinase subunit PxpA — protein MNRLLLNCDIGESFGSWTMGLDAEVMPFIDCANIACGFHAGDPGIMRKTVSLALSHGVKVGAHPAYQDLVGFGRRSMAYSAQELQDILHYQIGALDGICRAQGGRVSYVKPHGAMYNDMMANPAQLRAVIQAVAAYDRALPLMLMATRDNSAAQQLGDEYGVTLWFEAFADRAYDNAGRLVSRQLPGAVHHDPETVVRQALTIARGEPLVASDGTDLLLHANTLCVHGDNAASVAAVQRIRQALDGQGAS, from the coding sequence GTGAACCGCCTGCTATTGAATTGCGACATCGGCGAGAGTTTCGGCAGCTGGACCATGGGGCTGGACGCCGAAGTGATGCCCTTCATCGACTGCGCCAACATCGCCTGCGGCTTCCACGCCGGCGATCCGGGCATCATGCGCAAGACCGTGAGCCTGGCCCTGAGCCACGGGGTGAAAGTCGGCGCGCACCCGGCCTACCAGGACCTGGTGGGGTTCGGCCGGCGCTCCATGGCCTACAGCGCCCAGGAACTGCAAGACATCCTGCATTACCAGATCGGCGCCCTCGACGGCATCTGCCGCGCCCAGGGCGGGCGGGTGAGCTACGTCAAACCCCATGGCGCGATGTACAACGACATGATGGCCAACCCGGCCCAACTGCGGGCGGTGATCCAGGCCGTGGCGGCGTACGACCGTGCGCTGCCGCTGATGCTGATGGCCACCCGCGACAACTCGGCGGCGCAGCAGTTGGGTGACGAGTACGGCGTGACGCTCTGGTTCGAGGCCTTCGCCGACCGCGCCTACGACAACGCCGGGCGGCTGGTGTCGCGGCAATTGCCGGGCGCGGTGCATCACGACCCGGAAACGGTGGTGCGGCAGGCGCTGACCATCGCCCGCGGCGAGCCCCTCGTGGCCAGCGACGGCACCGATCTGCTGCTGCACGCCAACACACTGTGCGTGCACGGCGACAACGCCGCTTCCGTGGCCGCCGTGCAGCGCATCCGCCAGGCCTTGGATGGGCAGGGCGCGTCATGA
- a CDS encoding LysR family transcriptional regulator, with product MNLKFLETFVWVARLKSFRLTADKLFTTQASISSRIAVLEGELGVKLFVRDSRGVSLTPEGLKVLEYAERMLDTMQALKQSIETRSSKVGRVRIGVMDTVIHTWLSPLVAQMTDLYPRVEIELVADTSLNLCDQLQKGFLDLILQTDLVRQESVRSLALASHPVGWIVASHSIYNRDYTGLADLAQERIITYSKNSRPHQDILALMQAEGVPAPRLNCVNSVSAITRLLRDGFGIGALPPVLVAEELARGELTLLDIAQRPQDLQVVVSWRIGVEWVEEIVTLCQQVLEAYARKVGEGYIVLSK from the coding sequence ATGAACCTGAAGTTTCTCGAGACCTTTGTCTGGGTCGCCCGCCTGAAGAGCTTTCGCCTGACCGCCGACAAGCTGTTCACCACCCAGGCTTCGATTTCCAGCCGCATCGCGGTGCTCGAAGGCGAACTGGGGGTGAAACTGTTCGTGCGCGACTCCCGGGGCGTCAGCCTGACGCCCGAAGGCCTGAAGGTGCTGGAATACGCCGAGCGGATGCTCGACACGATGCAGGCGCTGAAGCAGTCGATCGAAACCCGCTCCAGCAAGGTCGGCCGGGTGCGCATCGGCGTGATGGACACGGTGATCCACACCTGGCTCAGCCCGTTGGTGGCGCAGATGACCGACCTGTACCCACGGGTGGAAATCGAGCTGGTGGCGGATACGTCGCTGAACCTCTGCGATCAACTGCAAAAAGGCTTTCTCGACCTGATCCTGCAGACCGACCTGGTGCGCCAGGAAAGCGTGCGCAGCCTGGCGCTGGCCAGCCATCCGGTCGGCTGGATCGTCGCCAGCCACTCGATCTACAACCGCGACTACACAGGCCTGGCGGATCTGGCGCAGGAGCGGATCATCACCTATTCGAAGAACTCCCGGCCCCACCAGGACATCCTCGCGCTGATGCAGGCCGAGGGCGTGCCGGCGCCACGGCTGAACTGCGTGAACTCGGTGTCGGCGATCACCCGCCTGCTGCGCGACGGCTTCGGCATCGGCGCCCTGCCGCCGGTGCTGGTGGCCGAGGAACTGGCGCGGGGGGAACTGACCTTGCTCGACATCGCGCAGCGGCCGCAGGACCTGCAGGTGGTGGTGTCGTGGCGGATCGGGGTGGAATGGGTCGAGGAGATCGTGACCCTGTGCCAGCAGGTGCTGGAGGCGTATGCGCGCAAGGTGGGCGAGGGTTACATCGTCCTGTCGAAATGA
- a CDS encoding MFS transporter: MSAPDTLDHPKTAARPGPFDWYRNIDRQERRTFWSCKIGYGLDGMDTQMLSFVVPTLIAMWGITTGQAGLIHTSTLIASAIGGWVAGILSDRIGRVRTLQLTVLWFAFFTFLCGFAQNYEQLLIARTLMGFGFGGEWTAGAVLIGEVIRARDRGKAVGMVQSGWALGWGLTAILYALLYSVLPAEDAWRALFILGIVPAVFVVFVRRLVKDPEIYREAKAAQTPQNPSKFYEIFAPGMRFTTLRASLLTTGALGGYYAITSWLPTFLKNERGLSVLGTGGYLAMVIVGSYAGYVISAYLTDLLGRKKNFILFAVGSFTIVLLYTQMPVSNGVMLWLGFPLGFFASGIFSGMGAFLTELFPTRIRGSGQGFCYNVGRALAALFPLLIGLLSQKVPLSLGIGAFAAVSYGVVILAALSLPETRGKQLDAQ, encoded by the coding sequence ATGAGTGCGCCCGACACCCTCGACCACCCCAAGACGGCGGCCCGCCCCGGCCCGTTCGACTGGTACCGCAACATCGACCGGCAAGAGCGCCGCACCTTCTGGAGCTGCAAGATCGGCTACGGCCTCGACGGCATGGACACCCAGATGCTCAGCTTCGTGGTGCCGACCCTGATCGCCATGTGGGGCATCACCACGGGCCAGGCCGGGCTGATCCACACCAGCACCCTGATCGCGTCGGCCATCGGCGGCTGGGTGGCGGGGATCCTCTCCGACCGCATCGGCCGCGTACGCACCCTGCAGCTGACGGTGCTGTGGTTCGCGTTCTTCACCTTCCTCTGCGGCTTCGCCCAGAACTACGAGCAACTGCTGATCGCCCGCACCTTGATGGGCTTCGGCTTCGGCGGCGAATGGACCGCCGGCGCCGTGCTGATCGGCGAGGTGATCCGCGCCAGGGACCGCGGCAAGGCGGTGGGCATGGTGCAGTCGGGCTGGGCTTTGGGCTGGGGGCTGACCGCGATCCTGTATGCGCTGCTGTACTCGGTGCTGCCGGCCGAAGACGCCTGGCGGGCGCTGTTCATCCTCGGCATCGTGCCGGCGGTGTTCGTGGTGTTCGTCCGCCGCCTGGTGAAGGATCCGGAGATCTACCGCGAAGCCAAGGCCGCGCAAACCCCGCAGAACCCGTCGAAGTTCTATGAGATCTTCGCCCCCGGCATGCGCTTCACCACGCTCCGCGCTTCGCTCCTGACCACCGGTGCGCTCGGCGGCTACTACGCGATCACCTCTTGGCTGCCGACCTTCCTGAAGAACGAGCGCGGCTTGAGCGTGCTCGGCACCGGCGGTTACCTGGCGATGGTGATCGTCGGTTCCTATGCCGGTTACGTGATCAGCGCCTATCTGACCGACCTGCTGGGGCGCAAGAAGAACTTCATCCTGTTCGCGGTCGGCTCGTTCACCATCGTGCTGCTCTACACGCAGATGCCGGTCAGCAACGGCGTGATGCTGTGGCTGGGCTTCCCGCTGGGCTTCTTCGCCTCGGGGATCTTCAGCGGCATGGGCGCGTTCCTGACCGAGCTGTTCCCGACCCGCATCCGCGGCTCCGGCCAGGGTTTCTGCTACAACGTCGGCCGGGCGCTGGCGGCGCTGTTTCCCCTGCTGATCGGCCTGCTGAGCCAGAAAGTGCCGCTGAGCCTGGGCATCGGCGCCTTCGCGGCGGTGTCCTACGGTGTGGTGATCCTCGCGGCGTTGAGCCTGCCGGAAACCCGTGGCAAGCAACTGGACGCACAGTAA
- a CDS encoding DUF4160 domain-containing protein, giving the protein MSTKYRFREKYRIQLREKDHPPPHVHLTGGGVDVMLSLETVQVMTGRAPPLIIKEALAWVAAHQAQLLEDWKRCYP; this is encoded by the coding sequence ATGTCTACCAAATACCGATTCAGAGAGAAGTACAGAATTCAGCTGCGGGAAAAGGATCACCCACCCCCTCATGTACACCTGACCGGCGGAGGCGTGGACGTGATGCTGAGCCTGGAGACCGTTCAGGTCATGACGGGCCGGGCACCGCCGCTGATCATCAAGGAAGCGCTGGCATGGGTCGCGGCCCATCAGGCGCAATTGCTGGAGGACTGGAAACGATGTTACCCATGA
- the cysK gene encoding cysteine synthase A, whose amino-acid sequence MSRIFADNAHSIGNTPLVQINRIAPRGVTILAKIEGRNPGYSVKCRIGANMIWDAESSGRLKPGMTIIEPTSGNTGIGLAFVAAARGYKLMLTMPASMSIERRKVLKALGAELVLTEPAKGMKGAIEKATEIAASDAGQYFMPAQFDNPANPAIHEKTTGPEIWNDTDGAIDVLVAGVGTGGTITGVSRYIKNTQGKPILSVAVEPVASPVITQALAGEEIKPSPHKIQGIGAGFVPKNLDLSMVDRVEQVTDDESKAMALRLMQEEGILCGISCGAAMAVAVRLAETPEMQGKTLVVVLPDSGERYLSSMLFSDLFTDQENQQ is encoded by the coding sequence ATGAGCCGCATTTTCGCTGACAACGCCCATTCCATCGGCAACACGCCGCTGGTGCAGATCAACCGGATCGCCCCGCGCGGCGTAACCATCCTGGCCAAGATCGAAGGTCGCAACCCGGGCTACTCGGTCAAGTGCCGGATCGGCGCGAACATGATCTGGGACGCCGAAAGCAGCGGCCGGCTCAAGCCGGGCATGACCATCATCGAACCGACCTCGGGCAACACCGGCATCGGCCTGGCATTCGTCGCGGCGGCCCGGGGCTACAAGCTGATGCTGACCATGCCGGCCTCCATGAGCATCGAGCGGCGCAAGGTGCTCAAGGCCCTGGGCGCGGAACTGGTGCTCACCGAACCGGCCAAGGGCATGAAAGGCGCCATCGAGAAGGCCACCGAAATCGCCGCCAGCGACGCCGGCCAATATTTCATGCCGGCCCAGTTCGACAACCCGGCCAACCCGGCGATCCACGAGAAGACCACCGGCCCGGAAATCTGGAACGACACCGACGGCGCCATCGACGTGCTGGTGGCGGGGGTGGGAACCGGCGGAACCATCACCGGTGTCTCGCGGTATATCAAGAACACCCAGGGCAAACCGATCCTGTCGGTGGCGGTGGAGCCGGTGGCGTCCCCGGTCATCACCCAGGCGTTGGCCGGTGAGGAGATCAAGCCCAGCCCCCACAAGATCCAGGGCATCGGCGCCGGTTTCGTGCCCAAGAACCTGGACCTGTCGATGGTCGACCGGGTCGAGCAGGTCACCGACGACGAGTCCAAGGCCATGGCCCTGCGGCTGATGCAGGAAGAGGGCATCCTGTGCGGGATTTCCTGCGGTGCGGCGATGGCGGTGGCGGTGCGGTTGGCCGAGACCCCGGAAATGCAAGGCAAGACCCTCGTCGTGGTGCTGCCGGACTCCGGCGAGCGTTACCTGTCGAGCATGTTGTTCAGCGATCTGTTCACCGATCAGGAGAACCAGCAGTAA
- a CDS encoding AAA family ATPase, whose product MKFEGTQAYVATDDLKLAVNAAITLERPLLVKGEPGTGKTMLAEQLAESFGAKLITWHIKSTTKAHQGLYEYDAVSRLRDSQLGVDKVHDVRNYLKKGKLWEAFESEERVILLIDEIDKADIEFPNDLLQELDKMEFYVYEIDETIKAKKRPIIIITSNNEKELPDAFLRRCFFHYIAFPDRTTLQKIVDVHYPDIKKDLVSEALDVFFDVRKVPGLKKKPSTSELVDWLKLLMADNIGEAVLRERDPTKAIPPLAGALVKNEQDVQLLERLAFMSRRGTR is encoded by the coding sequence ATGAAGTTCGAAGGCACCCAGGCCTACGTCGCCACCGATGACCTGAAGCTGGCGGTCAACGCCGCCATCACCCTGGAGCGGCCGCTGCTGGTCAAGGGCGAACCGGGCACCGGCAAGACCATGCTCGCCGAGCAACTGGCCGAGTCGTTCGGCGCCAAGCTGATCACCTGGCACATCAAGTCCACCACCAAGGCCCACCAGGGCCTGTACGAGTACGACGCGGTCAGCCGCCTGCGCGACTCGCAGTTGGGCGTGGACAAGGTGCACGACGTGCGCAACTACCTGAAGAAGGGCAAGCTGTGGGAAGCCTTCGAGTCCGAGGAGCGGGTGATCCTGCTGATCGACGAAATCGACAAGGCCGACATCGAGTTCCCCAACGACCTGTTGCAGGAACTCGACAAGATGGAGTTCTACGTCTACGAGATCGACGAGACCATCAAGGCCAAGAAACGCCCGATCATCATCATTACCTCCAACAACGAGAAAGAGCTGCCGGACGCCTTCCTGCGCCGCTGCTTCTTCCACTACATCGCCTTCCCCGACCGCACCACCCTGCAGAAGATCGTCGACGTGCACTACCCGGACATCAAGAAGGACCTGGTCAGCGAAGCGCTGGACGTGTTCTTCGACGTGCGCAAGGTGCCGGGCCTGAAGAAGAAGCCCTCGACCTCCGAACTGGTGGACTGGCTCAAGCTGCTGATGGCCGACAACATCGGCGAAGCGGTGCTGCGCGAGCGCGATCCGACCAAGGCCATCCCGCCGCTGGCCGGCGCCCTGGTCAAGAACGAGCAGGACGTGCAACTGCTTGAGCGACTGGCCTTCATGAGCCGTCGCGGCACCCGCTAA
- a CDS encoding vWA domain-containing protein, with protein sequence MLLNLFNEMRAAKVPVSVRELLDLINALKQRVTFADMDEFYFLSRAILVKDERHFDKFDRAFGAYFNGLEKLDDHLQALIPEDWLRKEFERSLTDEERAQIQSLGGLDKLIEEFKKRLEEQKERHAGGNKWIGTGGTSPFGSGGFNPEGIRVGDAGKRQGKAVKVWDQREYKNLDDSVELGTRNIKVALRRLRKFARQGAAEELDIDGTIDHTARDAGLLNIQMRPERRNTVKLLLLFDIGGSMDAHVKICEELFSACKTEFKHLEYFYFHNFIYESVWKNNMRRTSERTSTMDLLHKYGADYKVIFIGDAAMAPYEITQAGGSVEHWNEEPGYVWMQRFMEKYKKLIWINPYPKDTWGYTSSTNIVRDLIEDQMYPLTLRGLEEGMRFLSK encoded by the coding sequence ATGCTGCTCAACCTGTTCAACGAAATGCGCGCAGCCAAGGTGCCGGTGTCGGTGCGCGAGCTGCTGGACCTGATCAACGCGCTCAAGCAGCGCGTGACCTTCGCCGACATGGACGAGTTCTACTTCCTGTCCCGGGCGATCCTGGTGAAGGACGAGCGCCATTTCGACAAGTTCGACCGCGCGTTCGGCGCCTACTTCAACGGTTTGGAGAAGCTCGACGACCACCTCCAGGCGCTGATTCCCGAAGACTGGCTGCGCAAGGAATTCGAACGTTCGCTGACCGACGAGGAGCGCGCGCAGATCCAGTCCCTCGGTGGCCTGGACAAGCTGATCGAAGAGTTCAAGAAGCGCCTGGAAGAACAGAAGGAACGCCACGCCGGCGGCAACAAGTGGATAGGCACCGGCGGCACCAGCCCGTTCGGCTCCGGCGGCTTCAACCCCGAGGGCATCCGGGTCGGCGACGCCGGCAAGCGCCAGGGCAAGGCCGTGAAGGTCTGGGACCAGCGCGAGTACAAAAACCTGGACGACTCCGTGGAGCTGGGCACCCGCAACATCAAGGTCGCCCTGCGCCGCCTGCGCAAGTTCGCCCGCCAGGGCGCGGCGGAAGAGCTGGACATCGACGGCACCATCGACCACACCGCCCGCGACGCCGGCCTGCTGAACATCCAGATGCGTCCGGAGCGGCGCAACACGGTCAAGCTGTTGCTGCTGTTCGACATCGGCGGCTCGATGGACGCCCATGTGAAGATCTGCGAGGAGCTGTTCTCGGCCTGCAAGACCGAGTTCAAGCACCTGGAGTATTTCTACTTCCACAACTTCATCTATGAGTCGGTGTGGAAGAACAACATGCGCCGCACCTCCGAGCGCACCTCGACCATGGACCTGCTGCACAAGTACGGCGCCGACTACAAGGTGATCTTCATCGGCGACGCCGCCATGGCGCCCTACGAGATCACCCAGGCCGGCGGCAGCGTCGAGCACTGGAACGAAGAGCCGGGCTACGTGTGGATGCAGCGCTTCATGGAGAAGTACAAGAAGCTCATCTGGATCAACCCGTACCCGAAAGACACCTGGGGCTACACCTCCTCGACCAACATCGTGCGCGACCTGATCGAGGATCAGATGTACCCGCTGACGTTGCGCGGGCTGGAAGAAGGGATGCGGTTCCTGTCCAAGTAA
- a CDS encoding aspartyl/asparaginyl beta-hydroxylase domain-containing protein has product MTFPLAAKVSVLLLFVGSILFVHLRGKARLPVLRQFVNHSALFAPYNTLMYLFSGVPSRPYLDRSKFPELDVLRDNWETIRDEAMHLFDEGYIRAAEKNNDAGFGSFFKKGWKRFYLKWYDKPLPSAEALCPKTVALVSAIPNVKGAMFALLPGGSHLNPHRDPFAGSLRYHLGLSTPNSDDCRIFVDGQVYAWRDGEDVMFDETYVHWVKNETEKTRVILFCDIERPLSNRLMTRINRFISAWLGRATAPQNLDDERVGGINRAYAWSKSFSDRFSGAVKQWKRRNPKAYRVMRPVLAVVVLTLLGYWLFG; this is encoded by the coding sequence ATGACTTTTCCATTGGCCGCCAAGGTGTCGGTGCTGTTGCTGTTCGTGGGCAGCATTCTCTTCGTGCATCTGCGCGGCAAGGCGCGCCTGCCGGTGCTGCGTCAGTTCGTCAACCACTCGGCGCTGTTCGCCCCGTACAACACGTTGATGTACCTGTTCTCGGGCGTGCCGTCCAGGCCGTACCTGGACCGCAGCAAGTTCCCTGAGCTGGACGTGCTGCGCGACAACTGGGAAACCATCCGCGACGAGGCCATGCACCTGTTCGACGAGGGCTACATCCGCGCCGCCGAAAAGAACAACGACGCCGGTTTCGGCTCGTTCTTCAAGAAGGGCTGGAAGCGTTTCTACCTCAAGTGGTACGACAAGCCGCTGCCGTCCGCCGAGGCCCTGTGCCCCAAGACCGTGGCGCTGGTCAGCGCGATCCCCAACGTCAAGGGCGCGATGTTCGCGCTGTTGCCGGGCGGCAGCCATCTGAATCCGCACCGCGATCCGTTCGCCGGTTCCCTGCGCTATCACCTCGGCCTGTCGACCCCAAACTCCGACGATTGCCGGATCTTCGTCGACGGCCAGGTCTACGCCTGGCGCGACGGTGAGGACGTGATGTTCGACGAGACCTACGTGCACTGGGTCAAGAACGAAACCGAAAAGACCCGCGTCATCCTGTTCTGCGACATCGAGCGTCCCCTGAGCAACCGCCTGATGACCCGCATCAACCGCTTCATCAGCGCCTGGCTGGGCCGGGCCACGGCCCCCCAGAACCTGGACGACGAACGCGTCGGCGGCATCAACCGGGCCTACGCCTGGAGCAAAAGCTTCAGCGACAGGTTCAGCGGCGCGGTCAAGCAATGGAAACGCCGCAACCCCAAGGCCTACCGCGTGATGCGGCCGGTGCTGGCGGTGGTGGTGCTGACGTTGCTGGGGTATTGGCTGTTTGGGTGA